A genomic window from Periweissella cryptocerci includes:
- a CDS encoding MFS transporter has product MKSISLKRMIPGLVTGAGTWLGPYIVAVSIFLPLKIQALDAPHKVALVAVFSSIAMVIATIANLFAGALSDKTKSRFGKRTPWFVIGGLASMLLLMGAAWAPSIAILLVFWSLYQVTLNMSVASVGVLMEYTDKEQRGSASSAYGIGMSIGNYAFPILGAMFMKNITLGFIVFGLIAGVGGILTALIIKEPSNKNVVDSPVEKKEKKSFKELLKLMPGVKEGRDFYLALGGKLLFGIGQFLVVSYQMFILTDYMKLSEKTTQDTIQLISAVMMVAAIVVGGLVGPLADKIKSIKLPTSVAAILLGIGAIFPFFAAKPWTMIVFAIIGGIGIGSWNGIDQSLNVTVGEALDKERLGFFMGVYNLGNTLCQAAAPIIAAALISTLGFQMIFPFATIFAIAGGVLILMIKSVK; this is encoded by the coding sequence ATGAAAAGTATCTCACTTAAACGGATGATTCCTGGTTTAGTAACTGGGGCCGGAACCTGGCTTGGTCCATACATTGTTGCGGTTTCAATTTTCTTGCCATTGAAAATTCAAGCACTTGATGCACCGCACAAGGTGGCATTGGTCGCTGTATTTTCATCAATCGCGATGGTAATCGCAACGATTGCAAATTTATTTGCCGGTGCGTTATCAGATAAAACTAAGTCGCGTTTTGGTAAGCGGACACCATGGTTTGTGATTGGTGGCTTAGCTTCAATGTTGTTACTGATGGGAGCTGCGTGGGCACCATCAATTGCCATCTTGTTAGTTTTTTGGTCACTTTATCAAGTCACTTTGAACATGTCAGTCGCTTCAGTTGGCGTCTTGATGGAATACACGGATAAGGAACAACGTGGATCTGCTTCAAGTGCGTATGGTATTGGGATGTCAATTGGGAACTATGCTTTCCCAATCTTGGGTGCGATGTTCATGAAAAACATTACCCTTGGATTTATCGTATTCGGATTAATTGCTGGGGTCGGTGGGATTTTAACGGCACTTATTATCAAAGAACCATCAAACAAAAATGTTGTTGATTCGCCAGTTGAAAAGAAAGAAAAAAAGTCATTCAAGGAATTGCTTAAATTGATGCCCGGCGTGAAAGAAGGGCGTGACTTCTATCTTGCTTTAGGTGGTAAATTATTATTCGGAATCGGTCAGTTCTTAGTTGTTTCATACCAAATGTTCATTTTGACGGATTACATGAAATTGAGTGAAAAGACGACCCAAGATACGATTCAACTTATCTCAGCGGTGATGATGGTGGCCGCAATCGTCGTTGGCGGTTTAGTTGGACCTTTGGCAGATAAAATTAAATCAATCAAGTTACCAACCTCAGTTGCCGCAATTTTACTTGGGATTGGTGCCATCTTCCCATTCTTCGCTGCGAAACCTTGGACAATGATTGTTTTCGCCATTATCGGTGGGATTGGAATTGGTTCGTGGAATGGGATTGATCAATCATTGAATGTCACAGTTGGTGAAGCTCTGGATAAGGAACGCTTAGGTTTCTTTATGGGAGTTTACAACTTGGGTAACACCTTATGTCAAGCTGCAGCTCCAATTATTGCCGCTGCTTTGATTTCAACTTTAGGTTTCCAAATGATTTTCCCATTCGCTACAATTTTCGCAATTGCCGGTGGGGTGCTGATTCTAATGATTAAGAGTGTTAAGTAA
- a CDS encoding NAD(P)H-binding protein, which translates to MKIAMLGSLGNINRIVVPKLIADGHDVLIITTRPERVPAIEKLGATAAVGSMEDVDFLTDTFSGADLAYLMLSVSGSQNRGNMFERAQQVGNNFRDAVQNSGVKHVVNLSSIAAQNGPEVGALPIYHFIENALLELNGVDVTFIRPVGFYSNLYANIPSIKASHTIVSNVPSNIPHAWVAPSDIAAVVLSAMKKPTAGHNVVYVVSEMSTPDEYVPILAEALDMPDLRYVEITDGQQLAGLIASGLTEAGAKGFLQMNIAGRTPDKFYADLYEHMPVLGQVKMTDFAKEFVQVYNAQ; encoded by the coding sequence ATGAAAATTGCTATGCTAGGATCTCTCGGAAATATCAATCGAATTGTTGTTCCAAAATTAATCGCAGATGGACATGATGTATTGATCATCACGACACGTCCTGAACGTGTACCCGCAATAGAAAAACTTGGGGCAACAGCTGCTGTCGGTTCAATGGAGGACGTTGATTTCTTGACAGATACTTTTTCGGGAGCAGACTTAGCTTACTTAATGCTTTCCGTTAGTGGCTCTCAAAATCGAGGAAACATGTTTGAACGTGCCCAACAAGTTGGTAACAATTTTCGTGATGCTGTACAAAATAGCGGTGTGAAACATGTTGTGAACTTAAGTAGCATTGCGGCTCAAAACGGTCCAGAAGTTGGCGCCTTGCCTATCTATCATTTCATTGAAAATGCACTTCTTGAACTCAATGGAGTAGATGTCACCTTCATTCGACCAGTTGGCTTTTACAGCAATCTTTATGCGAATATCCCTTCAATCAAAGCAAGCCACACGATTGTAAGCAACGTTCCCTCTAACATTCCACACGCTTGGGTTGCGCCTAGTGATATTGCTGCAGTAGTTCTATCTGCAATGAAAAAGCCAACTGCTGGACACAATGTTGTTTATGTAGTTAGCGAAATGAGTACTCCTGATGAGTATGTTCCAATTTTAGCTGAAGCGCTGGATATGCCTGATTTAAGATATGTTGAAATTACAGATGGGCAACAATTAGCGGGCTTAATTGCAAGTGGTCTTACTGAAGCGGGAGCAAAAGGATTTCTACAAATGAATATAGCTGGTCGTACACCAGATAAATTCTATGCAGATTTGTATGAACATATGCCCGTTCTAGGCCAGGTAAAAATGACCGATTTTGCAAAAGAATTTGTGCAAGTTTATAACGCACAATAG
- a CDS encoding TetR/AcrR family transcriptional regulator, translated as MKIKDEEKYERILQAASEIIERDGVAAISTTKVAKLAGVPQSNIYIYFKNKEDLLVQLFKKISGSLGKGQREILASNLSLEEKIKATIKNMYDFSIKNPDAMVVIEQVKQLPELTPYFAATWGSTENPVMVMLHQAIAEKIVHNIPDNIAMAIVFTTINRQAQSINEGVYTEKEFGFDEVYNLIWRMFSN; from the coding sequence ATGAAAATTAAAGATGAAGAAAAATATGAAAGAATCCTACAAGCTGCATCAGAAATCATCGAGCGCGATGGCGTGGCGGCTATCTCAACCACAAAAGTCGCAAAACTTGCCGGCGTGCCACAATCAAATATTTATATTTATTTCAAAAACAAGGAGGATTTATTGGTCCAACTTTTCAAAAAAATTAGCGGTAGTTTGGGTAAGGGACAACGAGAAATTTTAGCTAGTAATTTAAGTTTAGAAGAAAAAATAAAAGCAACAATTAAAAACATGTATGATTTTTCAATCAAGAATCCTGACGCAATGGTAGTAATTGAGCAGGTTAAGCAATTACCTGAATTAACACCTTATTTTGCTGCCACATGGGGAAGCACTGAAAATCCTGTAATGGTCATGTTGCATCAAGCAATCGCGGAAAAAATTGTTCATAACATTCCGGATAATATCGCAATGGCAATCGTATTTACAACAATTAATCGGCAAGCACAAAGTATTAATGAGGGCGTCTATACGGAAAAAGAATTTGGATTTGATGAAGTTTACAATTTAATTTGGCGGATGTTTTCGAACTAG
- a CDS encoding metallophosphoesterase family protein: MSIISIMKKLLVPIIGIILLVLAGIGATLYHQHTSYLNTAPIHANQNIKIAVLSDTHVLAEQLHDNGTAWKTFENTSAGMDINYNTQILQATITQLLQTKPAIVIIAGDLTSNGEARNAQYLANQLTRLRKAGIKTYVIPGNHDINNPQARSFKGAKTNLTDQMSPADFQTIFQNDGYTQASTKDAASLSYLVKPAKKLWFLMLDSNIYDHNQALQKSADDGYFKPATGRYITASLKAAKKAGATIIPVLHHSALVHGNLAGHFAVNNYQTFDKVLREYGVHLTISGHMHAQSITTQAGLTDITQGALPVSPHYYGELTYDYHNHQLAYHAKPIDLLTTWTAKYGSSKAKQMLATDHAALYQSGRRFAERMLTTSPATAKLSPQKQATYADAFAQINVATFAGTTSKSKKDLTLLRTIPDAELRQILRVSLSSQDNLNWSSTGMTP; encoded by the coding sequence ATGAGTATAATTAGCATTATGAAAAAACTACTAGTTCCAATCATTGGTATCATACTATTGGTGCTTGCGGGCATCGGGGCAACCTTATATCATCAACACACCTCATACTTAAATACAGCACCAATCCACGCTAACCAAAACATCAAAATCGCGGTACTTTCTGATACGCACGTACTCGCCGAGCAACTTCACGATAACGGAACCGCTTGGAAAACTTTTGAAAATACTAGTGCTGGTATGGATATTAATTATAATACGCAAATTTTACAAGCAACCATCACTCAGTTACTGCAAACAAAACCAGCGATTGTCATCATTGCTGGTGACTTGACTAGTAATGGTGAAGCTCGCAACGCCCAATATCTCGCTAACCAACTGACGCGATTACGTAAGGCCGGCATCAAAACATATGTTATCCCAGGTAATCACGATATTAATAACCCCCAAGCACGTTCATTTAAAGGCGCAAAAACAAATCTCACTGATCAAATGTCACCAGCCGACTTTCAGACAATTTTCCAAAATGACGGCTACACCCAAGCAAGTACTAAAGACGCCGCCAGTCTTTCTTATCTGGTTAAGCCTGCAAAAAAGCTTTGGTTCCTGATGTTAGATTCAAATATCTACGACCATAATCAAGCTTTACAAAAATCTGCAGATGATGGCTATTTTAAACCAGCAACCGGCCGTTACATCACCGCAAGTTTAAAAGCTGCTAAAAAAGCCGGGGCAACAATAATTCCCGTCTTACACCATAGCGCTCTAGTCCATGGCAATCTTGCTGGTCACTTTGCGGTCAATAATTACCAGACTTTTGATAAAGTATTGCGAGAATACGGCGTACACTTAACAATCTCCGGTCATATGCACGCCCAAAGCATCACGACACAAGCTGGATTAACCGACATAACTCAAGGGGCCTTACCCGTCTCCCCACACTATTATGGCGAATTAACCTATGATTATCACAATCACCAATTAGCCTATCACGCCAAACCAATTGATTTGCTGACCACATGGACAGCTAAATATGGTTCATCAAAAGCTAAACAAATGCTCGCTACTGATCACGCTGCTTTGTATCAGTCTGGACGCCGTTTTGCTGAGCGCATGTTAACCACTAGTCCAGCAACGGCAAAATTATCACCACAAAAACAAGCTACCTATGCAGATGCCTTTGCTCAGATTAATGTCGCCACATTTGCTGGCACAACCTCCAAATCAAAAAAAGATCTTACGTTGTTACGGACTATACCTGATGCAGAATTACGTCAAATTTTGCGCGTGAGTCTCTCGAGTCAAGATAACTTGAATTGGTCATCAACCGGTATGACTCCCTAA
- the obgE gene encoding GTPase ObgE produces the protein MAFVDQVKVEVKAGSGGDGIVSFRREKFVDMGGPFGGDGGRGGSIILRVDEGLRTLMDFRYNRHFRAEHGDKGGTKGMTGRSAKDMYIKVPQGTTVSDADSGQVLVDLTENGDEFVIARGGRGGRGNIHFATPANPAPELAENGEPGQVRNIKLELKVLADVGLVGFPSVGKSTLLSIVTSAKPKIAEYHFTTLVPNLGMVRLDDGRDFVMADLPGLIEGASTGVGLGIQFLRHVERTRVILHVIDMSGIEETDPYENYVKINEELKNYDPSILDRPQIVVPSKMDMPDAEENLKKFEDRLDEDPYLAERPLVMPISALTRQGLTPLLATTADLLDVTPEFPMKGIDADVEDAMYELDEDEPAFTISTGQYGEWVLSGEKIEKLYRMTNTTTDESLMRFARQLRGMGVDDALREAGAQNGDEVLIVDFRFEFSD, from the coding sequence ATGGCGTTTGTCGATCAAGTTAAAGTTGAAGTAAAAGCCGGAAGTGGTGGCGATGGTATCGTCTCATTCCGTCGTGAAAAGTTTGTTGATATGGGTGGTCCTTTCGGGGGTGACGGTGGTCGTGGTGGTTCAATTATCCTCCGCGTTGATGAAGGGCTACGGACTTTGATGGATTTCCGTTACAACCGTCACTTCCGCGCTGAACATGGTGATAAGGGTGGTACCAAGGGTATGACCGGCCGTTCAGCCAAAGACATGTATATCAAAGTCCCACAAGGAACTACAGTTTCTGATGCTGATTCTGGTCAAGTGCTCGTTGATTTGACTGAAAACGGTGATGAATTTGTGATTGCGCGTGGTGGTCGTGGTGGTCGTGGTAATATTCACTTCGCGACACCTGCCAATCCTGCACCAGAACTTGCCGAAAATGGTGAACCTGGTCAAGTACGTAACATTAAATTAGAATTGAAAGTTCTGGCCGACGTTGGTTTGGTTGGTTTCCCATCTGTTGGTAAATCAACATTGCTCTCAATCGTAACCTCTGCTAAGCCTAAGATTGCTGAATATCACTTTACGACCTTGGTTCCTAACTTGGGAATGGTACGTTTGGATGATGGTCGCGACTTTGTTATGGCCGATTTACCTGGTTTGATTGAAGGTGCGTCTACTGGGGTTGGACTTGGGATTCAGTTTTTGCGTCACGTCGAACGGACGCGGGTTATCTTGCACGTGATTGATATGAGTGGGATTGAAGAAACTGACCCATATGAAAACTACGTTAAGATTAATGAAGAATTGAAAAATTATGATCCATCAATTCTTGATCGCCCACAAATTGTGGTGCCTTCAAAGATGGATATGCCAGATGCTGAAGAAAACTTGAAGAAGTTTGAAGACCGCTTGGATGAAGATCCATATTTGGCAGAACGCCCATTAGTGATGCCAATATCTGCATTGACACGTCAAGGTTTAACACCATTGTTGGCAACGACGGCGGACTTACTCGACGTAACACCTGAATTCCCAATGAAGGGGATTGACGCTGATGTTGAAGATGCTATGTATGAACTTGATGAGGACGAACCAGCCTTCACAATTTCAACTGGTCAATATGGCGAATGGGTCTTGAGTGGTGAAAAGATTGAAAAACTTTACCGCATGACTAACACAACCACGGATGAAAGCTTGATGCGTTTTGCGCGTCAACTTCGTGGAATGGGTGTTGATGATGCCTTGCGTGAAGCTGGAGCACAAAACGGGGACGAAGTCTTGATTGTCGACTTCCGCTTTGAATTCTCAGATTAA
- a CDS encoding DUF1516 family protein, whose translation MPITLLLHLICAMLLLVVSILIIFARTNKRLKVLVTVNRALYLVLFVTGGLLAFDAFPHHWFLATLKIILAIALVGGLEVLAAYKAQIKVSWRLLILILVLFVAVFAVGFLLHFGV comes from the coding sequence ATGCCAATAACTCTCTTACTCCATTTAATCTGCGCAATGTTACTATTAGTTGTCTCCATCCTCATTATTTTTGCGCGTACAAATAAACGCCTCAAAGTTTTGGTAACTGTCAACCGCGCGCTCTACTTAGTCCTTTTTGTTACTGGTGGTCTGCTGGCTTTCGATGCTTTCCCACACCACTGGTTCCTAGCGACGCTCAAAATAATTTTAGCGATTGCCCTAGTTGGTGGCCTAGAAGTTCTCGCCGCTTACAAAGCCCAAATTAAAGTCAGCTGGCGCCTATTGATTCTCATTCTCGTCCTGTTCGTCGCTGTTTTTGCAGTTGGCTTTTTATTGCATTTCGGCGTTTAA
- the argS gene encoding arginine--tRNA ligase, with protein MDNKTQVANAIAAVLGDQLSFDDIIVKIEVPKTSDLGDLAFPTFMLAKTMHKAPQQIAAGIVEEINKDGFEKVVAMGPYVNFFLDKQVVGANILNEVLSAGADYGNNEDGNHGNVPIDMSSPNIAKPMSMGHLRSTVIGNALANILTKNGYNPIKINHLGDWGTQFGKLMVAYKMWGSEEAVKKDPINTLVKYYVRFHEEAKEKPEMDDEGRAWFKKLEDGDAEAQELWKWFRDESLKEFLTLYDELEITFDSFNGEAFYNDKMDAVIDTLNEKQLLVESQGAQIVDLEKYNLPVAMIKRTDGATLYMTRDLAAAIYRKNEYNFVKSLYVVGGEQREHFQQMKAILKEMGYAWSDDIEHIPFGLITVDGKKLSTRSGRIILLQDVLDDAVKLAGQQIEEKNPDLANKEQVAREVGIGAVVFHDLKNERLNNFDFSLAEVVRFEGDTGPYVQYSHARAQSILRKAGNPDLAGVDLKISDEAAWDTLKALADFPATVRRALRDREPSIIAKYALNLSRAYNKYYANSKILTDDTEKPARLALVKSVATVLAESLRLLGVHAPNEM; from the coding sequence ATGGATAACAAGACACAAGTAGCTAACGCAATCGCCGCAGTATTGGGCGACCAATTGAGCTTCGATGATATCATTGTCAAAATTGAAGTACCAAAGACCTCAGATTTGGGTGATTTAGCTTTTCCAACATTTATGTTGGCGAAGACAATGCACAAGGCACCCCAACAAATCGCCGCAGGTATTGTTGAAGAAATCAACAAAGATGGCTTTGAAAAAGTTGTTGCAATGGGGCCTTATGTTAACTTCTTCTTAGACAAACAAGTTGTTGGTGCCAACATCTTGAATGAAGTTTTGTCAGCAGGGGCCGACTACGGTAACAATGAAGATGGGAACCATGGTAACGTGCCAATTGACATGTCATCACCTAACATCGCTAAGCCAATGTCAATGGGGCACTTGCGTTCAACAGTTATTGGGAATGCCTTAGCTAACATTTTGACGAAGAACGGGTATAACCCAATCAAGATTAACCACTTGGGTGACTGGGGTACACAATTTGGTAAGTTGATGGTTGCTTACAAAATGTGGGGATCTGAAGAAGCAGTTAAAAAAGACCCAATTAACACGTTGGTTAAGTACTACGTGCGTTTCCACGAAGAAGCTAAGGAAAAACCTGAAATGGACGATGAAGGTCGTGCATGGTTTAAGAAGCTTGAAGACGGGGATGCGGAAGCACAAGAACTCTGGAAATGGTTCCGTGATGAATCATTGAAGGAATTTTTGACGCTCTACGATGAACTTGAAATTACTTTTGACTCATTCAATGGTGAAGCATTCTACAACGATAAGATGGATGCAGTTATCGATACTTTGAATGAAAAGCAACTCTTGGTTGAATCACAAGGTGCCCAAATTGTTGACTTGGAAAAGTACAACTTACCAGTGGCAATGATTAAGCGGACTGATGGCGCTACTTTGTACATGACCCGTGATTTGGCAGCCGCCATTTACCGGAAGAACGAATACAACTTTGTGAAGAGCTTGTATGTCGTTGGTGGTGAACAACGTGAACACTTCCAACAAATGAAAGCAATCTTGAAGGAAATGGGATACGCCTGGTCTGATGACATTGAACACATCCCATTTGGTTTGATTACGGTTGATGGTAAGAAACTTTCAACTCGTTCAGGTCGGATTATTTTACTTCAAGACGTGTTGGATGATGCCGTTAAGTTGGCAGGTCAACAAATCGAAGAAAAGAACCCTGATCTTGCTAATAAGGAACAAGTTGCCCGCGAAGTCGGAATTGGCGCCGTGGTCTTCCATGACTTGAAGAATGAACGTTTGAACAACTTCGACTTTAGCTTGGCTGAAGTGGTGCGTTTTGAAGGTGATACTGGTCCATACGTCCAATACTCACACGCACGTGCCCAATCAATCTTGCGTAAGGCAGGGAACCCAGATCTTGCCGGCGTTGACTTGAAAATTTCTGATGAAGCTGCTTGGGATACTTTGAAGGCCTTGGCTGACTTCCCAGCAACTGTTCGTCGTGCGTTACGCGACCGCGAACCATCAATCATTGCCAAGTATGCTTTGAACTTGTCTCGTGCTTACAACAAGTACTACGCTAACTCAAAGATTTTGACTGATGATACTGAAAAGCCAGCTCGTTTAGCACTCGTTAAGTCAGTTGCGACTGTCTTAGCTGAAAGCCTGCGTTTGCTTGGCGTACATGCACCAAACGAAATGTAA
- a CDS encoding alpha/beta hydrolase: MIRTEKNIAYGPLDQQTLDVYVPDKPNGAAILDLHGGGWWQGDKAKEAKIATILADAGYLVVAANYRLATATENHYPTQVDDVKLANEWLISSAYDFDRKRLGYFGGSTGGNLATELGLATGRPFVSWSGLLDLAGFYNTHLELVPKQLVIGKSVPSDQIDQDGANDAYYKWIIINLLGDQVSPEKLVAATLYQRISKQSGPGLLANSMHEIVPAYEHQKVAQLLQEADVPVETILLAGNRHAEAYQEDALPATLAFLKRYLLA; encoded by the coding sequence ATGATTAGGACTGAAAAAAATATTGCCTATGGACCACTTGACCAACAAACATTAGATGTCTACGTGCCAGATAAACCAAATGGTGCAGCAATCTTGGATTTGCACGGTGGTGGCTGGTGGCAAGGCGATAAGGCAAAAGAAGCCAAAATTGCGACAATTTTAGCTGATGCTGGCTATCTCGTAGTAGCCGCTAATTATCGTTTAGCGACTGCAACCGAAAATCATTATCCAACTCAAGTTGATGACGTCAAACTAGCAAATGAGTGGCTGATTAGTAGTGCTTACGATTTTGATCGTAAGCGCCTTGGGTACTTTGGCGGCTCAACGGGTGGTAATTTAGCTACTGAGTTAGGCTTAGCTACTGGGCGGCCATTTGTCTCTTGGTCAGGTTTGTTAGATTTAGCGGGTTTTTATAATACTCACCTTGAATTGGTACCAAAACAACTTGTAATTGGTAAGTCGGTTCCGAGTGACCAAATCGATCAAGATGGAGCGAATGATGCGTATTACAAGTGGATAATCATTAATTTACTCGGGGACCAAGTGAGCCCCGAAAAATTAGTTGCGGCGACATTGTATCAACGGATTAGTAAGCAGTCTGGACCTGGATTGTTAGCTAATTCAATGCATGAAATTGTGCCAGCTTATGAGCATCAAAAAGTAGCACAACTATTGCAGGAAGCTGATGTTCCAGTTGAAACAATTTTGTTAGCAGGGAATCGCCATGCTGAAGCATATCAAGAAGATGCGTTACCAGCGACCTTAGCATTTTTGAAACGGTATTTGCTGGCGTAA
- a CDS encoding ACT domain-containing protein yields the protein MKRAVVTVVGKDRSGIIAEVATALANHQVNILDLSQTIMDDVFTMSMLVDVTAVDEHFDDLQDDLNELAGALGVTIHTQREELFDAISKI from the coding sequence ATGAAACGAGCCGTAGTTACAGTTGTCGGAAAAGACCGGAGTGGTATTATCGCAGAAGTTGCCACTGCTTTAGCGAACCACCAAGTTAATATTTTGGATTTGAGCCAAACGATTATGGATGATGTTTTCACGATGAGCATGTTGGTAGACGTCACGGCTGTGGATGAACATTTTGATGATTTACAAGATGATTTGAACGAATTAGCCGGTGCACTTGGTGTTACCATTCACACGCAACGCGAAGAATTATTTGACGCGATTTCAAAAATTTAA
- a CDS encoding PFL family protein has product MDISHIQETIAMVAEEHFDIRTITMGISLLDCIDADPDQAAQNIYDKITTKGKNLVAVAEQIEREYGVPITNKRVTVTPIALVAGKTAAKDMIKYAKAMDAAAKKIGIDYIGGYSALVQKGFSNGDLALINSLPQVLTETDIVCASINVGSSKAGINLDAIKLMGEKVYEMGQINEVANSKLVIFANAVEDNPFMAGGFHGVSEGDVVINVGVSGPGVVKRALEEVRGQPIDVVAETVKRTTFKITRIGQMVGSLAADRLDAEFGIVDLSLAPTPARGDSVAEVLEEIGLEQVGAHGTTAALMLLNDAVKKGGVMASQRVGGLSGAFIPVSEDAGMIDAVVAGTLSLAKLEAMTSVCSVGLDMVAIPGDTPATTISAMIADEAAIGVQNNKTTAVRLLPAKGKGIGDTIEYGGLFGSAPVMEVIDKSSADFINRGGHIPAPIHSFKN; this is encoded by the coding sequence ATGGACATATCACATATTCAAGAAACAATTGCCATGGTAGCCGAAGAACATTTTGATATTCGGACAATCACGATGGGAATTTCACTATTAGACTGTATTGATGCGGACCCTGATCAAGCCGCACAAAATATTTACGATAAAATTACGACCAAAGGTAAGAATTTGGTCGCAGTCGCTGAACAAATCGAACGTGAATACGGCGTACCTATCACGAACAAGCGGGTAACGGTAACGCCAATCGCCTTGGTTGCCGGTAAGACAGCAGCCAAAGACATGATTAAGTATGCCAAAGCAATGGACGCTGCTGCCAAAAAAATCGGGATTGATTACATCGGTGGCTATTCAGCTTTAGTCCAAAAAGGCTTCAGCAATGGCGATTTAGCACTGATTAATTCATTACCCCAAGTATTAACGGAAACCGATATCGTCTGTGCCTCAATCAACGTAGGCTCAAGCAAAGCCGGCATCAACTTAGATGCCATCAAGTTGATGGGTGAAAAAGTTTACGAAATGGGTCAAATTAACGAAGTTGCTAATTCAAAATTAGTCATTTTTGCCAATGCGGTTGAAGATAATCCATTCATGGCTGGTGGATTCCACGGTGTCTCTGAAGGCGACGTGGTAATTAATGTCGGTGTTAGTGGACCCGGTGTGGTGAAACGGGCGCTGGAAGAAGTTAGGGGCCAACCAATTGATGTCGTTGCTGAAACGGTCAAGCGCACAACGTTCAAGATTACGCGTATCGGCCAAATGGTTGGTTCATTAGCCGCTGATCGGCTCGATGCTGAATTTGGGATCGTTGACTTATCATTGGCACCAACACCAGCGCGTGGTGATTCAGTCGCTGAAGTGCTCGAAGAAATTGGCCTCGAACAAGTCGGTGCTCACGGCACAACCGCGGCATTAATGCTCTTAAACGACGCCGTTAAGAAGGGTGGCGTGATGGCTTCACAACGTGTTGGGGGCTTGTCAGGAGCGTTTATTCCAGTATCAGAAGATGCGGGGATGATTGATGCCGTCGTTGCCGGCACACTATCGCTTGCTAAACTAGAAGCAATGACTTCAGTGTGTTCAGTCGGCTTAGACATGGTCGCAATTCCCGGTGACACGCCAGCCACAACAATCAGTGCAATGATTGCCGATGAAGCAGCCATTGGTGTACAAAATAATAAGACAACGGCCGTTCGCCTATTGCCTGCTAAGGGTAAGGGCATCGGCGACACGATTGAATACGGTGGCCTCTTTGGGAGTGCACCTGTCATGGAAGTAATTGATAAGTCATCCGCTGACTTTATTAATCGTGGTGGCCATATTCCGGCACCAATTCATTCGTTTAAGAACTAA